Within the Desulforegula conservatrix Mb1Pa genome, the region AGTTTCTTTTTTTCTTTCTGATGAATATGGCAATTACAGAGACAGCTTTAACGGTGGCGAGATAGTACGTTTTCAGATCGCCGTCAGGTGCAATGTGCCTTTGGATCTCCCCATTGCAGGCCTTGTCATAAGGGATCTGCTTGGGAATGAATTGCTCAGGACAAATTCTGATGTATCTGGTTACTTCATCACTCCGATCAGGAGTGGAAAGACAGCACTCATATCGTTTGTTTTTACTTTGCCAAGCCTTAAGTCCGGCAGTTATTCGCTTTCAGCCGGTATAGGGAATGGGACCATAGAAAGCCATCAAGCATATGACTGGATTGAAAATCTCGCTGTTTTCATAGTTGAGAACAAGAACGCCTGTTTCGGGCTTCTTGATGTCCCGGTTGATATTCATGCTCAGGTTCTAAACTGATAAATGGCCAATGAATTTTTTGACAGAATTGGTGATAATACCTTCATATATCCTTCGGTGGAGGTTTATATAGAAAACCGGCAGCCTGATGGCCGGGGGCTTTTTATTGGTTCAAACTGTCTTGTTTTTCCAAGAACCCGGTTTGTTCTTGGAGATATGTTCACAAATCAGACGGCGAGCCTTGAAATTGGCGATGATGTTCAGATTGGCCCTGGCTGTTATATTTCTGCGGAAGGCGGCATTTCTGTCGGTAATTATGTTCTTATAGGAGCCAATGTAAATATTCTCAGCTCAAGTTACGAATACCGTGAGGCTGAAATTCCGGTTCGCTGGCAGGGCATGGTTTATGGTAAGGTAACCATAGAGGATGATGTTGTCATTGGTGCCGGTTCCGTAATTCTAAAGGACGTTAAGATCGGAAGAGGCGCCATTATTGCCGCAGGATCCGTAGTCATCAATGAAATTCCTGCCTATGGCGTAGTTGCGGGCAATCCGGCCAGAGTTATAAAATACAGGGGAGATGATGGTTTTTCTCCTATTAAAAGACTTATGAAAAAGATTCACAGATTTTTCACCCGATGAGAGTGCTCTGCAGATTATGGATGATATCAAAATAAAATATGATTATATAATAGACTCGGCAAATGAAAATACAACGCATTCAAAAATTTTGAGTCAGGTTGGATTTGAGAAAACTGTTCTGGAGATTGGTTGTTCTTCAGGGTACATGACAGATTATATGAAAAATGCCCTGAACTGCCAGGTTTATGGGATAGAGCTTGACGAAAATGCTGCCCGTAAGGCCCAGGGTTTTTGTGAGAAGCTAATCATTGCCGATGTCGAGGTGATTGATTTCAATGATTTTTTTCCGGGTATTTCTTTTGACGTCATCATAATGGCCGATGTTCTCGAACATCTTAAAGACGCACAATCTCTGCTCACAAAAATAAAACCGTATTTAAAAGAAAATGGTTATATCCTTATCTCCATTCCAAATGGTGCGCATGGCTCGCTCAGTCTTAACGCCCTTGACGGGAACTGGAGCTACAGATCAATGGGACTCATGGACGAGACTCATCTTCGTTTTTTTGACAAGGATAGTTTTAACAGACTGCTGGAAGCCAGCGGTTTTTTTATTGCCGTGCTTGACAGAGTCATTGTTCATCCTCGGGATACGGAATTCAAAACTTCCTGGGATAATTATCCACGGCAGGTAACGGCATATATCGAAAAAGTTAACCCTGAATACCAGACATATCAGTTTGTTATAAAGGCATACCCAGCTAACGAGTCCGGGTGGAAACAAGGCCTGGAGGATTGCGCAAAATTCGAGAAGGAAAGAAGCTCTAAGTTGGATGAAGAAATCAGAGCTCTTAAAAAGGAAGTCGAGCAGATCCATTCCGTATATGCAAAAGAAATTGAAAAACTGAATGAAGAGGCCTCATCGTTTCACTCAGGTTATGGTAAAGAAATAACAGATCTTCAGGGAACAGCAGAGAAGCAACTTTTGGAGATCAATAGGCTGAATGACGAAATCAAGATTATACATTCAGGTTATTCAGAAAAAATTAAAGTCATTGATGACGGCATTGCCTTAATACATTCGAACTATAATGAAGAAATTTTAAGATTAAATACAACAATATCTGAAATTCAGTCTTTACGAAATAGTGAAGATGCCGAAAGACTATCCCAGATTAATCACCTAAGATCAGAAATCGAGGGTTTTGCAAAAAAATATCAGAGACTGATGGAATACGTTTCCAGCCTTGAATCTGAACGAAACAACCTGTCTAATTATGTTAATGATCTTGAAAGCGAACTATATGAGATCAGAAATTCCGTATTCTGGAAATTCATAACCAGATACAGACGGTCTATAGAATATTTATTGCCCCAGGGAACAAGAAGACGGCGTCTGTATCAACTGGCCGTGCTTTCGCCCGTTGTTCTTTTCAGGGAAGGTGGCGGTGAGTTTTTAAGGAGGATCTTAATACGGATTCCAGGCCTCAGCCGGTTTTACAATTCTTCTGAGCAGGTAATGTCTTTCAGGCGTATGGTTTTTCCATCATTTGAAAATATCAGTGTAAGCATAGTAATCCCTGTGTTTAACAAATGCGACTACACTCTGAGATGTCTTTTATCCATTCTGGAAAACACGACAAATATTCCTTATGAAGTGATTGTCGTCGACAACGCATCTTCAGATTCAACTCCTGAGATGCTTAAATCATTTGAAGGTATAGTCGTAATCAGGAACGATGACAACAAGGGCTTTGTCGAAGCCTGCAATATCGGAGCTGACAATTCAAAGGGCGTATTCATCCTGTTTCTTAATAACGACACAGAAGTGACTCCCGGATGGATTGAATCCATGTGCCAGCCATTTGAAGAGCCTAAAACAGGCCTTGTCGGCGCCAAACTTGTTTATCCTGACGGGACATTGCAGGAGGCCGGAAATATTATATGGCAGGACGCTTCAGGATGGAATTACGGACGCGGGGATGATCCAAAGAAGCCTGAATACAGCTACAGAAAAAAGGTCGATTACTGTTCAGGCGCCTGTCTTGCGATCAGGAGAGAATTGTGGACGGAAATTGGCGGTTTCGATAAACGATATGCGCCTGCATATTATGAAGATACTGACCTGTGCTTTGAGGCAAGAAGGCTGGGGTACGACGTTGTTTATCAGCCCGAAGCCGTTGTGGTTCATTATGAAGGAATATCCTCAGGGACTGATATAACAAAAGGCTATAAGAGATTCCAGCAGATAAATCACGCCAAATTTCTTGAAAAGTGGAAAGATATTCTGGAAGAGAATCATTATAAAGGCCCTGAATATGTTTATCTTGCAAGGGAAAGATGCGCCGGCAGAAGAATTCTTGTGGCAGACCACTATGTCCCTGAGTATGATAAGGATTCCGGTTCTCTCAGAATGTACAGTCTTCTTAAAATTTTGAACGAAATGGGTCACAAGGTTGTTTTCTGGCCTGAAAACCGGGCATACAACAGCAAATATACGGCCGCACTTCAGAAAATAGGCATTGAAACCTGTTATGGGGCAATGCATTTTGATGAATTCATGAAGCAGAACGGTTCGTTTTTTGATTATATTATCCTGTCAAGACCTCATATTGCTGAAGGAATGATCTATGCCGCCAAAAACTGGTCAAAGGCAAAGATAATCTATGACACGGTGGATCTCCATTATTTGAGGGAAGGCAGGAAAGCGCGTCAGGAAGCAGAACGGGCCGAGCTTGAATGGAAAAAAAGAGAGCTTGGCATTGCAAATCAGGCAGACTTTACCCTCGTGGTCAGCGGTGTAGAAAAGAATCTTCTTGAGCTTGAAGGGATTAAATCAACGGTTTCTGTGGTTACAAATATTCATTCCCTTGAAGACGCCTCTCTTGATTTTGAAAAACGCTCAGGCATAATGTTCATAGGAGGATTCATGCACACTCCGAATGAAGATGCCATGCTGTGGTTTGTTGAAGAAATATGGCCAATAATCAAGACAAAGATTGAAAATCCCCATTTCTATATTGTCGGAAGTCATCCTTCTGACAGAATCAAGGCCCTTGCGGCCCCGGATATCACGGTCACAGGATTTGTGGAAGATGTGGCACCATTTTTTACTAAAGCAAGGGTTTTTGTCAGTCCATTAAGGTATGGCGCTGGCGTGAAGGGTAAAATAGGCCAGAGTCTGAGTTTCGGGCTACCTGTTGTTACTACAGATATTGGAGCCGAGGGCATGGGGCTTGTGGATGGAGAAAATTCTCTCATAGCCGACGATGTTGATACTTTTGCCAGCAAAGTGATAGAACTTTATAATGATAGGATTCTCTGGCAAAAGCTTGCTGATGGCGGCAGAATTCTGATTCAAAAAAGATTTTCGCCGGAAAAAATGCGCGAAAATCTTCTTCTGCTTATTTCCTGAAAAGAAGATCTGAAATGAATTTTTTATCTGATAGAGCCATTGAGTCAGTCAATTTTTTTACGACATACAGGTGTAATTCGAGGTGCGTCAACTGTTTTATATGGAAGGGCGATGACAGGTCTGACATCGAGCCTTTGACAGATGAAGAAATACACGGGCTTTTTTATGATGACCCCATTGTATCACGTTGCCACGAAATAGGTTTTGCAGGAGGAGAACCGACTATTTCTTCCTTTTTCTGGAGAGCCCTTGAACTTGTACCCGAAAACAGACATATCACAATCACCACAAACGCTCTATCTTCGGCAAGGCTCATAAAAACCCTCAATGAACGCGGGGACAGGGAAAATTTTGTTATCCAGGTTTCAATTGACGGTATAGGTTCTGTTCATGACGAGACAAGGGGGATAAAGGGTTCTTATGACAAGTCCTTATTCCTTCTTGAGAGACTCCGGGAGCTTGGCGTTCCAAGGCTTATTTCGTTTACTATTAATTCCAATAATTTTCACCAGCTTCTACAAGTATATGAAATAGCAGAGGCACTTGGGGCGGAATTCTCAACTCGTATGGCATATTGTGGTGGTGCCTACAAAAATGGTGGAGATGATTCGGTTTATAGTCTTGAAGCAGGGCAACTCGCTTCAATGGACTACTCAATCAAGAGAATAATAGATTCTGAAATCAGAAAAAAGAATCATTACCCAGCCAGAATAGTTTTTTTAAGCAAAATTTCAGACTACTGCACAGGTAAACAGAAAGACATTGAATGCGGAGCCCTTCATTCCGGCGCTGTTATAGATCTTTACGGCGACGTATTCCCAAATTGTCCTGTAATAATGAAGAAGCTTGGTAATATAAGAGAAAACACCTTTGATGAAATCTGGCGAGGTGACGCAGCTGAAAAGCTTCGGGCTCATGTTGAAAAATTTGCATGCGGCGGGTGCTGGAATGATTGTCAGGTCATAACCAATATTGCCAACGACAGGCCATTTCTTGAAAAGAACTATTCTGATATAAAGCTTAAACCTGTTCTTGCAAAAACAGACTTGAAATATTCATTTGAGATGTCAGATCCTGAGTCTTCCGGGTATCTTGGCACAGGTTGGCATCACCTTGAAGGACAATCTGATTTTATTTACAGATGGACAGCCGGACATTTTGTCCTTGCTGTCCCCAAGGATACGATATCCGTGAGTTTTTTCTGCATGCCTGCTCCTGGTTCACAAGGAAAAGATGATTTGTATATCACTGCGAGAACCGATGAAGGCGAGCTGGCCCACCAACTCATCACGTCATTTGAATGGCATGATATCAAGGTGAAATTTAATGCTCCGTTTGCAGAAAACGGGATCTGCTTTTTTGAAATGTCCCAAATTTTCAGGCCAGTATCTGGTCTGTCAGGTTCTGATGTGAGAGATCTTGGCATGGCCGTAAAAAGCATAAAATTTATTAAATAAACGGGAACTGTTCTCATATTTGCTGATTTTGAACATTCTTTGATGGACTCGCAAAAACTATAAAAAGGCAACGGCGTCATGCCGGATTTGATCCGTGATCTTTGTATTTTTAAATACTTCTGGATTCCGGCTCCCGGTTTTCACAGGGACAGACCCCACCGGAATGACGGCGATTTGACTTTTTGCGGCCTTGTAATTTTTTTGACTTATCAGCTTATTTAGATCTAAATCTTAACGATGACGAAATTCGGGAATAAAATAATAAATACAAGGGTTGCTGCGGCGGTTGTTTCATATAACAAGAAGAATCAGCTTCTTGTTTTGCTTGAACGAATGCGGATGCTTTCAATTCCTGTTTATGTCACAGCAAATGCATGTTCTGATGGTACCGCAGAATCTGTCAAAAGAGATTTTCCAGAAGTGGTTCTGATTGATAGCCCTGTGAATCTGGGTGGTACAGGGGGATTCAACTGCTCGATTCTTGCCGCACTTGATGCCGGCTTTGAGTATGTTCTTCTTCTTGATGACGACGCCCTGCCTGAGCCTGACTGCATAGAGAAACTTACAGACTTTCTTGATATAAATTCAGAGTATTCCTTTGCCGCTCCTTCAATTCTGATTTCATCAAAACCTGATACCCTCCAGGAAACTGGTGGTGATGTAGATTTTTTCAGATCTCTGCCTGTCGGGGCATATAACCGTTTTTTGAAGAAAAGGGAGCTGCCTGAAATAATCGATCACGAAATTATAGACATAGATTACGCCAGCGCCTGCTGCCTCATTGTAAGGGGCTCGGCCCTGAGAAAAACAGGAATACTGGACTGGAATTATTTCATATTCAACGATGATGTGGATTTATGCCTCAGACTGGGAAGAGAAGCAGGGAAAGGGGCCTGTGTTACAACCGCCGTTGCTTTCCATGACTTCCCCTGGGCAAAGCCCTTTTCGCCGATGAGACTTTATTATTATCATAGGAATAATCTTTATTTTTTATCAAAAATGGCTTCCGGGCTTGGAAAAATTTTTTCCGTTTTTATCAGTCTGACAAGACTTATCAGGGATATCTCTACAAGCTTGGTTCAGGGGGATAAAGAGCATTGCCGTATTCTTTTTTCAGCACTGAAAGATGCCTTGAAATTCAGATACGGATCATGGTCCTCGCCTGTATTGTTTCCTCTAAACAGAAAAAGGATCGATCCGGAATGGTTTAAGAGGAAAGGGATTGAAAAAATCCTTGTGGATCTTTCAGTTGATGAGTTTGCTCCTGAAATACTGGGCCTTATTAATACTTTGGCTGAAAATAAGAAACGGACTGACCTTCTTTGCGAGGAGAAAAATAATTCAAGCTTTAACGGTTTTTTCGGTAAATACGAAAGAGGCTCTGTCAGGACGTCATTCTTAAGGGCTTTTTTCAGGATGAAATCATTTGATTATGATCTTGTCATAACTGATGCTGCCATGTCAGTCCGACGAATCACATCCATGCCAGGAAGGTTTTCAGCATATTATCATAATGGAGCGCTTTACGAAGCCGATTCACGTCCCTTCCTTTCTTTATGCGCCTTTTTTACAGCTCCCCTGATAGGTCTTTGCTGTACGCCGCTTGTGTTATGGCGGATTCTTAAAAAGCCCGGCCCTGATAAAGTTCCTCAAGAAGCTGATAGTCTTCTGTCCATGAATGGAATTAATTGTTTGGATGGTTTAGCAATAAGCAAAAAAAAAAAGGATTTAAAATCCGATAAAATATCCATCCTGAAGATTTTTGATTCCGGGAACCGTTTACCTCTTGGTGTAGATCCTCTTCTTTATGACAGGTTTATGGGACGTGCCATTCCTATTATAAAAAAGACATGCGTGAAATTTTCAGATGCTTTTGGTTTAATTCCCCCCAAATGGGCTTTAAATCCTGGGCCTGGAGAAGCTGCCGCAGGTTTTGGCGAATGGTGCAGAATGAGGGAAAAAATTGCGCCTGTCATATATCAGACCCGGCATGAAGGTTCCTCCCCCCTTTTTTCGATTCTTGTTCCAGTATGCGATCCTGAACCAATATGGCTTCATTCGTGCGTCGAGTCAGTAAAAAAACAGAAATACAAAGGGTGGGAGCTAATCCTTGTCGATGATGCATCAAAAGATCCCAGAATACACGGAATGCTTAAAAAATATCAGAAGAATGACCCAGGAATAAAGGTCTTCTTTAATGAAAAACGTTGCGGAATATCAGCAGCAACAAACAGGGCCGCCGAGTTTGCCGAAGCTCCGTACATTTTTTTTCTCGACCATGATGACATCCTTGACAGGTTCTGCCTTTCAGCCTTTGCTGAGAAAATTATTTCTGCGGGTAAAGCAAAGCCTGTTTCATTGATTTACGCGGATGAAGACCGTTTTGACCAGACAATGAGGCGTATGCAGCCCGGATTTAAGCCTTCTTATTCGCCTGATCTTTTTTTGGGGACAAATTATATCCATCATCCTGTTGCAGTCCGTACCGAACTTTTCAGAAAAGTGGGCGGGTTAAAGCGTGAATATGATGGTTCCCAGGATCATGATTTTCTTTTGCGGCTTCTTGAGATCGAAGACAATGTGGTTCATATTCCTGATATTCTTTATCACATGCGGATACACCCCCTTTCCCTGTCTTCAGGCCCAGCCGCAAAACCAAAAGCCCACGGCCTTGACAAGCTTATCATCGAAGAAGCACTGATGCGTAGAGGGGTAGAGGCAGAGATCAGGGACACCGAATGCGGATTTCCCGGATACAGCAGGATTATCAGGAAAATAGATAAAAAAACCCTGGTGAGTGTTATCCTTTCATCATCTGGAGAGGTCAACGATCTAAGATGGGCAGATGCTCTTGAGGTTATGCCTCTATGCAGTAAAAAATTGCCTCTTGCCGAAGCCTTAAATAAAGCCGCAGAAAAAGCGGCAGGAGACATTCTGGTTTTTGCGGATGCC harbors:
- a CDS encoding acyltransferase, translating into MANEFFDRIGDNTFIYPSVEVYIENRQPDGRGLFIGSNCLVFPRTRFVLGDMFTNQTASLEIGDDVQIGPGCYISAEGGISVGNYVLIGANVNILSSSYEYREAEIPVRWQGMVYGKVTIEDDVVIGAGSVILKDVKIGRGAIIAAGSVVINEIPAYGVVAGNPARVIKYRGDDGFSPIKRLMKKIHRFFTR
- a CDS encoding glycosyltransferase, which gives rise to MDDIKIKYDYIIDSANENTTHSKILSQVGFEKTVLEIGCSSGYMTDYMKNALNCQVYGIELDENAARKAQGFCEKLIIADVEVIDFNDFFPGISFDVIIMADVLEHLKDAQSLLTKIKPYLKENGYILISIPNGAHGSLSLNALDGNWSYRSMGLMDETHLRFFDKDSFNRLLEASGFFIAVLDRVIVHPRDTEFKTSWDNYPRQVTAYIEKVNPEYQTYQFVIKAYPANESGWKQGLEDCAKFEKERSSKLDEEIRALKKEVEQIHSVYAKEIEKLNEEASSFHSGYGKEITDLQGTAEKQLLEINRLNDEIKIIHSGYSEKIKVIDDGIALIHSNYNEEILRLNTTISEIQSLRNSEDAERLSQINHLRSEIEGFAKKYQRLMEYVSSLESERNNLSNYVNDLESELYEIRNSVFWKFITRYRRSIEYLLPQGTRRRRLYQLAVLSPVVLFREGGGEFLRRILIRIPGLSRFYNSSEQVMSFRRMVFPSFENISVSIVIPVFNKCDYTLRCLLSILENTTNIPYEVIVVDNASSDSTPEMLKSFEGIVVIRNDDNKGFVEACNIGADNSKGVFILFLNNDTEVTPGWIESMCQPFEEPKTGLVGAKLVYPDGTLQEAGNIIWQDASGWNYGRGDDPKKPEYSYRKKVDYCSGACLAIRRELWTEIGGFDKRYAPAYYEDTDLCFEARRLGYDVVYQPEAVVVHYEGISSGTDITKGYKRFQQINHAKFLEKWKDILEENHYKGPEYVYLARERCAGRRILVADHYVPEYDKDSGSLRMYSLLKILNEMGHKVVFWPENRAYNSKYTAALQKIGIETCYGAMHFDEFMKQNGSFFDYIILSRPHIAEGMIYAAKNWSKAKIIYDTVDLHYLREGRKARQEAERAELEWKKRELGIANQADFTLVVSGVEKNLLELEGIKSTVSVVTNIHSLEDASLDFEKRSGIMFIGGFMHTPNEDAMLWFVEEIWPIIKTKIENPHFYIVGSHPSDRIKALAAPDITVTGFVEDVAPFFTKARVFVSPLRYGAGVKGKIGQSLSFGLPVVTTDIGAEGMGLVDGENSLIADDVDTFASKVIELYNDRILWQKLADGGRILIQKRFSPEKMRENLLLLIS
- a CDS encoding radical SAM protein, producing the protein MNFLSDRAIESVNFFTTYRCNSRCVNCFIWKGDDRSDIEPLTDEEIHGLFYDDPIVSRCHEIGFAGGEPTISSFFWRALELVPENRHITITTNALSSARLIKTLNERGDRENFVIQVSIDGIGSVHDETRGIKGSYDKSLFLLERLRELGVPRLISFTINSNNFHQLLQVYEIAEALGAEFSTRMAYCGGAYKNGGDDSVYSLEAGQLASMDYSIKRIIDSEIRKKNHYPARIVFLSKISDYCTGKQKDIECGALHSGAVIDLYGDVFPNCPVIMKKLGNIRENTFDEIWRGDAAEKLRAHVEKFACGGCWNDCQVITNIANDRPFLEKNYSDIKLKPVLAKTDLKYSFEMSDPESSGYLGTGWHHLEGQSDFIYRWTAGHFVLAVPKDTISVSFFCMPAPGSQGKDDLYITARTDEGELAHQLITSFEWHDIKVKFNAPFAENGICFFEMSQIFRPVSGLSGSDVRDLGMAVKSIKFIK
- a CDS encoding glycosyltransferase family 2 protein yields the protein MTKFGNKIINTRVAAAVVSYNKKNQLLVLLERMRMLSIPVYVTANACSDGTAESVKRDFPEVVLIDSPVNLGGTGGFNCSILAALDAGFEYVLLLDDDALPEPDCIEKLTDFLDINSEYSFAAPSILISSKPDTLQETGGDVDFFRSLPVGAYNRFLKKRELPEIIDHEIIDIDYASACCLIVRGSALRKTGILDWNYFIFNDDVDLCLRLGREAGKGACVTTAVAFHDFPWAKPFSPMRLYYYHRNNLYFLSKMASGLGKIFSVFISLTRLIRDISTSLVQGDKEHCRILFSALKDALKFRYGSWSSPVLFPLNRKRIDPEWFKRKGIEKILVDLSVDEFAPEILGLINTLAENKKRTDLLCEEKNNSSFNGFFGKYERGSVRTSFLRAFFRMKSFDYDLVITDAAMSVRRITSMPGRFSAYYHNGALYEADSRPFLSLCAFFTAPLIGLCCTPLVLWRILKKPGPDKVPQEADSLLSMNGINCLDGLAISKKKKDLKSDKISILKIFDSGNRLPLGVDPLLYDRFMGRAIPIIKKTCVKFSDAFGLIPPKWALNPGPGEAAAGFGEWCRMREKIAPVIYQTRHEGSSPLFSILVPVCDPEPIWLHSCVESVKKQKYKGWELILVDDASKDPRIHGMLKKYQKNDPGIKVFFNEKRCGISAATNRAAEFAEAPYIFFLDHDDILDRFCLSAFAEKIISAGKAKPVSLIYADEDRFDQTMRRMQPGFKPSYSPDLFLGTNYIHHPVAVRTELFRKVGGLKREYDGSQDHDFLLRLLEIEDNVVHIPDILYHMRIHPLSLSSGPAAKPKAHGLDKLIIEEALMRRGVEAEIRDTECGFPGYSRIIRKIDKKTLVSVILSSSGEVNDLRWADALEVMPLCSKKLPLAEALNKAAEKAAGDILVFADASLSPSSGWADIIAPQVCRNDVGVVTGKIVYSDGSLCSCGLSLGINDGSGGLFGSWHKGMDASGPGYGGWVSLDHEILAASCKFMAVRKDLFFENGGFDLEFSVSGFDIDLCLRLWKQNGLRNLALPGCIVTFEQNLSMDEESKKDHGLLAKKWGYVLRAGDPYLNPNYSRRGKGIRMAGFAEMAARGSF